Genomic window (Aethina tumida isolate Nest 87 chromosome 4, icAetTumi1.1, whole genome shotgun sequence):
CAAAGAATCCTCAGTATTTCGAAACTTATAACTGTGTACGTTTCAGTAGTTAGTAGTCATAAACAAATGTATCTAAAGCATATGAAGTAAACGTGTAAAACAATCATTATTGTACAATAATATGAGTTAGtgataagtttaaattattataatttattgtatataaaatgacCAATTGTATTAtaagtgttaaaataaatgttcaagCAGTCTCAAAGTATTTTAACTCATTGCACCTGTTGATGGTTAAATAgcacaaataaatttagctGGTCAGCTTAAAATAACTTCCCATCACACACAAGATAAAGTACTTAAATACGGTGGACTCACTAATCGTATATTTATGGCATTACAAGAACGTATAAGTTATCAAAAGTTTTGGTTAGTGCTTCGGTGGTGGTCCTCCAAACTTCTTGGTCAGCTGTAGCACCCTTTCTGCCTCCCTAATGCCGCTCAATCTTGCTCCGTGTACCGTACCGTGGTAACCTGCAATAGCTGCTTCTCCAGCAAACAACAAAATAGGAGGAATTGGGTCGCAAGGCCCAGGAACTGGGGCACTCAAATCGCATTGGTGCCCAATATGTGAGTTAGTTTTGATGTAACTTTTGGCCCCGCAGAAGTACGGGTCTGCCACCCACTTAGATCTTAGCACTGTTGATGGGTAAGGCAAGGTGGAGTCTCCAGTAAATTGACGCAAAAGACGAGTTATGTCTGAGGAGGAAGAGATATAATAAGTTGAAAAGTTTTGTAGAAATTGTGAGAGGAATTGCTACCTTTAGCAACATCTTCATCTGAGACGTGTTCCATCACAGCTGCCTCAGGACCTGACACTTTTACTTCTAAGACGTGTTTGCTGGATGGTACCTCTGAAATCTTGCTGATTCCTCTCGTCCAATCTGTACGTTTTTGTAGTTCATCCGCTGACCAAGCCAGGTTTATTGTTCCTTCACTCCAAACCCAAAATGGGCGATCATagtccaaaaatattttatctacgTATGCGTAGCctagaattaatatatttataaataatactctGATGTTTTTTGAAATGATTAACCTAAGCTCTTGATGGCGTTCATCTTAACTGAAGGCAAAGCTGGACAAAACAGTTTATCGCCGTGCTCCTTCAACACTCCCAACGACATAGTAAGTATGACATAATCAGCGCAAATTTCCTCTCCGTCGCAGCACTGCACAACGGCTCTGGGTCCTTTAGCTCTTTCCTGCACAGTCCCCCAGCGAATCAGACCGACGGGCTTGTTAAATTTCATGCTGCACTCCGGCAAATTTCTAATCAAAGGTGACAGAACGCTAATAAAACCGATGGGAATGGTCGTCGATCCGCCCGGAATATTGATGGTGCTGCCGAAGTTATTGGCGCTGACTTGAGTCAAATCGTCTCCGGTCTCCGAACGAATGGAGTTGATCAGCCCGTAAAATATTCGCGAGGCGTCGTAACGCAAGTCCTCGGGAAACTTCTGAATCTCCTGCTGCACTCTGGAACCTATCGATATTTATAGGAAAACATAGTACTCTTTTATTAAAGCATTACTTAAAAAGTTTTGCAGGGAGCCGTGCTCTTTGCCATGTCCCATGCTGAACAGATTGTTGGCCTCCCTGAGAATGTCTCTGAAAACGTAGCTGGTCATGTTAACGACGGAGTTGTCGATGGCGCGTCCGTCGCTGGTGCAAAAAAGCCCGCCGCCCTCGTTGATCTTGTAAATGGGGTATTTGATGAGACCCTCCTGAGTGGCCAAATTGAATACGGGATTGACGGCGCATGGGCCATCTAGTTGTCCGCAGCCGAGTTCCGCTACCACGTCGCTCAGCCAGCAGGAATGGATCCTGCCGCCCGGTCTGGAACGTAATGTTGGTTGCATATAATACTTTGATGTTTTACGGCGAGTATCGAATAACTTACCGTTCTGTTGCTTCGAGGATTGTGAAATTGGTGAGGCCGCAGACGGCAAGTCGTTCGGCGGCTGATAGACCTGCGATTCCTGCTCCGATTATAACAACACTAGGTTCCGGTTTGCAGGGATCCACCATGCAGTCTTGTATGGTGCATTCTTTGTACGTTTCCTTTGGTTCCTTGCATTTATTTTCCTGCGCATTCTTGGACATGCATCTTACAAATCTTTGGAGTATACTTTGGTACCTAGACTCAATGAAATGGCAATTAAAGTAATAGTTACAAATCCTCACTTATCTTACTGTTTTTTCAACTTGTATATCTGGATTGTCTTGTCGAATAATTTTAGGGCGGCATTAGCCATATTCTACtggaattttgaatttaaatggtaaaagaaaaataatcgtGACATTCAATGAACCGACATGTTGCTTgttgataaattgatttagaCAGTTCAACAACATTGTTCAATCTCTTGACAGTAGAGTCATGTCAtttgtaacataatttaaattcattttcaaattcatgtaatcaaaaattatggctaaaatatttaagaaaatttgtagTAATAGTATCGtacgaaatgaaataaataaactgtggtaaaaaattgataaattacttgaaataaTTCGCTAAATTGGAGTTCCATAGGAGAACCTTCTCAtgcaagaaaaaacaaaaaggaaacgACCCTGACGTTTGTCTCAGTCAATGCGTGCACAAACCAAGCGTCATAATTATTGGAGCAGGAGTAGCTGGTCTCTCCGCAGCTGAGAAATTATTAGCTTGTgacatcaataattttgtaatcctCGAAGCTACCGACAGGTAacgtttaacaatttataaatccaCCTACAAACAAACCTTGCAGAGTGGGTGGACGAATACATTCCTGCTGGATGGGACCAGTGATAGCCGAGTTGGGGTGTGACATTATCAACGGAGCATCCGCCATTAACTCAATTTACAATTTGGCCGCCACGGAAAGGTTGAAAGTACTCAAAGAGCCACGACGCAGATTAATACTGACAAGTGATGGAAAGGCCATCGATGGATCAATAGTAAATCTAGTCTATTCGAGGTTCCTGCCCTTGCACATGGAAGCTAGACAGTTGTTCTGTATGGACGGTGACAAAAATCACGGCTCCCTCGGCGACTTCCTAAGTTCTGttgcttaaaatattcaaatctgaagctaattaatatttttatagacattCGCATTGAGCAGGAACTGGACAAGTTCCCGGAAAACCTACAATACGAAGCTGAACGTGTGTTCTACAGCCTCTTCAACTCCCTGACGACTAGCATAGGCGAAGACATCTTTGAAGTCAGCGCCTCCAGCTACGGCAGCAAAGTCATCCTGCCCGGTGGCGACTCGAGCGTCCCCGCCGGCATGATTCACGTGATCTCCCCGATATTGAAGATGATTCCTGATCAATACATAAAGTACAATCAGGCCGTCGGTACCATCAGATGGGGTGGGGAACAGCAGAAGGCCAAAGGCGGAAGGGTTTTGGTACAAACTTGCAGCGGACAAACTTATTACGGTGACTACGTGATTTTCACTCCCTCCCTGGGATTTCTGAAGGAGCACCACGAACACCTGTTCTGTCCTCAACTGCCTGATTACAAAGTTGAAGCAATTAAGGACTTAGGTACCTTgttacttttgtatttttcgtCTTAATTGAGTTACTGGTTTAGGTTATGGGCACATCAACAAGATCTACTTGAAATACGACTCACCATTTTGGGTTAAGAGCACCGGAAACTTAGATTTGGGTTGGTCTAAGGATGAGCTGCGAAACGACAATCATTGGATAACGGGTATAACTTCAGTGAAAGAAATACCCAACAGTAACAACATACTTAAAGTAACGGTTGCTGGATTTGACGCTGAAATCATTGAGGAAGTGAGGGATGAGGAAATTGTTCAAGGTGTAACAAAACTACTACGTCGTTTTACTGGAGATCCATCATTACCCTACCCGTGTGCACTACTAAGATCTAGCTGGAGCAAGAATCCATATTTTAGAGGAGCTAACAGTTTCATAAGTGTGGATTCTAATATTGGACAACAGTGTGACTTGTCGACTCCCCTTGCTGACCCTGGCGATGAGGAACATCCTTCAGTTCTTTTTGCTGGCGAAGCAACAATCCCTGGACACTATGGCACATTACATGGTGCTAGGTTGAGTGGCATTAGGGAGGCGAATAGGATTGTTGAGCTCACCAAGAAAATGCAAGGACCTCCACCCaacattaaactaaaatactcCTGTAGCTAATTTTTTCGTACTAAATAACTTTTGTAGTTAAGATGTAAATAATAGAAACCAGTAAGTAACTAACaacgtttattatttaacaccaTATTACATAATTGACATGAACAAActactattatttattctttaattgcGGCTTCCCTTGGATGGGTTCCAAAGACCAGCTCCAGCTGCGACAATATTTCATTCCAAGCATACGTGATGTCCTCCTTCTGCGTGAAAGCACTGCATATCACGAACCTAATTAACAGCTTGTCCTCGTGCATGTACGGAATCAGGAATATGTTACGTCTTTCTGTTAATTTATCCAACAACTTTCTGGTCAGAATGTCTTCACCTCTGACCCGGAAACAAACCAAGCCCATCACGCACGTAATCACCTCGAATCTGTCGTCTCCTTTTAACAACTCGGCGAAGTACTCAGCCAGAGAAATTTGATGTCTGATGTGTCTCCTCATGCCCTGAGCCCCGTAGATTCTCAGCACAAACCAGATTTTCAACGCCCGGAAACGTCTGATGTTCGGAATTTGCCAGTTCTCCAAATCGACGGGGTAATAGTGAGTTTGTGGTTGGATTTCGGTCTCGGGGACGCTCTTCTTGACTCTGTAGGCCCGCACGAAGTCCCTGGTGTCTTTGAACCACATGGCGGAGCAGTCGGAGTTGATCAAAAACCATTTGTGGGGGTTGAAGTTGAAGGAGTCTGCGTTTTCGACCCCCTTCATGTAGTGCCTGTATTCCGGGCACACGAACGCAGCACCAGCGTAGGCGGCGTCGATGTGCAGCCAAATGTTTTCTCTTTTGCACACCTCGCCGATTTCCTCCAGGTTGTCGAAGGAGCAGGTGCCCGTCGTTCCCAAAGTGGCCACCACACAGCACGGTATCAAGCCTTGCTCTCTGTCTTTTTTAATGGCTTCCTCCAAGGTTTCACCTCTGAGGCAATAGTGCTCATCAGTTTGGACCAGTCTCATTGGAACTGATGTGAGGAGGCCTGCTTTTTCCACTGAGCAATTGGCGTGCAAGGATGTGTAGGCTACAAGCTTTTGTTTTATGTCGGCTTCACTTTGGGTTGGGTCGTGGTCCAGTTGTTGTTTTACTGATCTGGCTACTCCAGATAAAACTGCCACCAACGTTGATTCACTTGCAGCATTCTACAAATTAGTTAAAgtcattaattcaatttaggGTAATTCAGTGATTTGATTGATTACTTGTATGACGCCACCTCCTGGACCTTCGGAGCAGTTGAGGAACTCCTCCGGTAAACCCAGCAGTTTCCCCAGCCAGTCCATCATTTTGACCTCCAGCTCAACGCAAGCCGGATTTGACGTCTGAAAAGTAACTTATTTAACAAGAAACATATGTTTAAGTTTTTGTTACCCAATCTTTGGAAACTGATCCCAGTCCGGCGCAGAAGAGCTCACCCACGATTCCCGGAAAGGAATTGGAGGTGGGATAAAACGCATGGAAGTTGGGGGAGTGCCAATGCGTAAGCCCCGGCACGATCGACTCATCGACATCCTGCAGCACCTTCTGCCAAGGATCTCCTGCGGTCGGCGGAAGGTCTGAGAAGCTCTTTTCCAGGAAACCAGGTTTTTTCGAAGATATGACTTTCctgcaatttaataaatgcagTCGTGGTAAATTGATTCATTGCGGttgattaaaatgatttacgaGTGCCGTAATTACGcttgtacaattaattatccAGTTATACTAATGCGGGCGTTTGAATATTCTCAAACacgatgaaaaaaaaaataatggtggaatacatatcaataatttatataacgtCCAATTCAAAAAATGCAGTTTTAATAGACGTAGATATGCGTAACGatctaattttttctgttggcaaaatatataaaattaacataaattatcccATTTTGTCCTTGCACAATCCGAACAGACTTTCCATTATTaacattcttttattttttttacaactgCAGAACGGTCGAATTTAAATCAATCAGGTGTCAGTTGGTAAACATTCACCCACACTTCTTCAAAGCGTTCTTGAACACGATCAAGGCTACGTTTTCAATGTTCCCGCATCAATTCTCACTCTACTTCGATTATACACGGATCAATGATTAAATGGACAATAAACACAAACCAGGAACCAACAAATTTGTTGGAATAAGTTTTTAAGTAACTAAGACACTTAAGTACTGAATGCGTGATCACTGAACACCTCGTAAGTGGCCAATAAAAACCGTAATTCActtctaaattaaaacaaacaaacaaagcTGGCTGACCTGTCTCTGATGTTCTCCAAATAGTCGGCGATGTAGTCGACTGCGTTCTTCCCGAATTCTCTGAACTCGTCCGCGTCCATCGTCGAGGATTGCGCCGAATTAATGGACACGTTTCGCTTAAGACCATCTTAAGTAACAGCTTTCTCTTGAAGGAGCACTCGATGGGGCTCGGGTCCGACTTGTGTCATCACACACATGATGAAAATCCGAACGAAAGTGAATTCGGTCGGCGGCTATTAGAATGTGTGTCGTCGACCCCGGGGggcaattaatcaaaaaattcagtgcacTGAAAATTAGTTCCTGATTCGACTTAATCAGGATTCGATGATTAGGTTCTCGGGTTTTAGTTTTCCCCCCTTTTTCATGATGTGAAGAAAGTTCGTTATCATCAGATTGGCAATTGACTTGTTTAATTACCCTACTTAATTCTagatcataattaattaattgtagcCATTATAATTTCTAGCAATTAAGTAGTTTTGTGGCTGGGATTCAAGGATTAGTAGTAAAACGAAGTggtaacttaaaaaatatatattgagcctcttaacaataaataaaaacaactatTTAAACAACCCACAAAAGTACTACTTTGATTTTTCCGTGTTGCTGGGCAATTCACACCGGGAATGCGTGATTTCCGTGGACAGGATCTTCTTGCCGGTGATTTCGGTGCCGACTTTGGCCTCCTTGACGATTTCGTTGGCGCACACCAAGAACTCTTTCCAGGCGTAATCAACGTCCTCCCTCCGCGTCAGCCTGCTGCAGATGGCGAAGCGGATACACATCAAGCCGTTGTAGTGTCCGGCTATCACGAATATGTTCTTACGTTCGCTGATGGCGTTCAGCAGCTGTTCCGTGAGCTTGTCGTCGCCCTTCAGCCTGAAGCACACCAGTCCCATGCTCGTGGAGCATAGCTCGAAACGTTGGTCCTTCAGTACCAGCTCCTCGAACACCTTAGCTAAAGAGATTTGGTGGCGTACGTGCTTCCTCAAGCCCTCCACACCGTAGGTCCTCAGCACGAACCACAGCTTCAAAGCCCTGAAACGACGCCCCAGTGAGATTTGCCAGTGGCGGTACTCCGGCGCCAACCCCTTGTGACTGTCCTTGAGGTAGATCCGGTCCACGTTGAACGCCTCCACTAGGTACTTGGCGTTTTTGACCCACATTGCGGAACAGTCGAAGTTCACCAGCATCCACTTGTGGGGGTTGAAGTTGAACGACTCGACTAGCTCGACGCCCTTCATGTAGTGCCGGTACTCTGGACAAATGAAAGCGGTGCCGGCGTAGGCGGCGTCCACGTGCAGCCAGATGTTTTCTTTGTTGCAAATTTGGCCCAGCTCCTCTAAGTCGTCGAAGGCGCATGTCGGCGTGGTGCCCAGGTTGGCCACCACGTAGCACGGGATCAGACCTTTGGCCCGGTCCTCGCGGATGGCGGCGAGCAAGGTGTGGCCGCGCAGCTTGCCGTCCTTGTCCGTGGGCAGGAGGCGCATCGGCATCGAGCCCAGCAGTCCGGCCTTCTCCACCGAGGAGTTGGACTGGTCCGAGGAGTAGGCGACCAGTTTAGCCTTGATCTCGCCCTCGGTTAGGGGCGAGTTGGCTTCCCTCAGGTCCTTGACCATTTTCTCTTTGGCCGCCAGTAAGACGATGAATGTCACTTCGCTGGCGGAGCCCTATAAAAAACGGGGAAAGAGCAGTTAATAAGGATAATTGGAGATTGTTATGCGTGGTGTTGTTACTAACGAGTAGTTATGTTAATGTGGTActgtcattttataattaccgCAATTAATAACCgcgtatttacatattaatttaatgggtATTGTGTGGTTCTTTCTAATGAGTGAGTGTTTACCTGTATCACTCCTCCACCGGGTCCTTCGGAGCAGTTCAGGAATTCGTCGGGTAAATTGAGCATCTTTCCCAGCCAGTTCATCATCGCCACCTCCAGTTCTGTGTAAGCGGGACTGGCCACCTATAAACCATTAATTGATGgtcaaacattttgttttggacaccggtttaattaaaatatcgtgtCGAAATCACAAATATTCGTGTTATGTTAACGGTCCAGACGAGTGGTGCTTTCAATtagtgaatatttaattagatattataaaaatattatgaatatgtaaAGAAAATGCTGTTAAATGATGatgagtatttttttttctcacacaacattgagacacaatttcgAAACTCAACTTTCATCGTATCACAGGTGATAAGTTCAAAGAGACAAACCCAATTTCACATCTAACTGAGACGACCAGAAGCGTTTACATAATGCTAATCACaaccaaataattgaaataatctaTAATCGACGTGAAAGTCCTAATCGGAcggttaatttcaaaattgcgAACAATTATCTCGCGTTTTCCTACGAAAAACGTGCCCGTGTGTCTGTGACGCAATTGATCGGATGATAATTTCTGATATAACGTGAAAGTTCAGTTGAGACCTAATTATTGATGGCCATTTACCGACCCAACTGAGTC
Coding sequences:
- the LOC109605742 gene encoding protein anon-37Cs, whose product is MANAALKLFDKTIQIYKLKKQYQSILQRFVRCMSKNAQENKCKEPKETYKECTIQDCMVDPCKPEPSVVIIGAGIAGLSAAERLAVCGLTNFTILEATERPGGRIHSCWLSDVVAELGCGQLDGPCAVNPVFNLATQEGLIKYPIYKINEGGGLFCTSDGRAIDNSVVNMTSYVFRDILREANNLFSMGHGKEHGSLQNFLSSRVQQEIQKFPEDLRYDASRIFYGLINSIRSETGDDLTQVSANNFGSTINIPGGSTTIPIGFISVLSPLIRNLPECSMKFNKPVGLIRWGTVQERAKGPRAVVQCCDGEEICADYVILTMSLGVLKEHGDKLFCPALPSVKMNAIKSLGYAYVDKIFLDYDRPFWVWSEGTINLAWSADELQKRTDWTRGISKISEVPSSKHVLEVKVSGPEAAVMEHVSDEDVAKDITRLLRQFTGDSTLPYPSTVLRSKWVADPYFCGAKSYIKTNSHIGHQCDLSAPVPGPCDPIPPILLFAGEAAIAGYHGTVHGARLSGIREAERVLQLTKKFGGPPPKH
- the LOC109605735 gene encoding peroxisomal N(1)-acetyl-spermine/spermidine oxidase encodes the protein MAKIFKKICSNSIVRNEINKLWRTFSCKKKQKGNDPDVCLSQCVHKPSVIIIGAGVAGLSAAEKLLACDINNFVILEATDRVGGRIHSCWMGPVIAELGCDIINGASAINSIYNLAATERLKVLKEPRRRLILTSDGKAIDGSIVNLVYSRFLPLHMEARQLFCMDGDKNHGSLGDFLNIRIEQELDKFPENLQYEAERVFYSLFNSLTTSIGEDIFEVSASSYGSKVILPGGDSSVPAGMIHVISPILKMIPDQYIKYNQAVGTIRWGGEQQKAKGGRVLVQTCSGQTYYGDYVIFTPSLGFLKEHHEHLFCPQLPDYKVEAIKDLGYGHINKIYLKYDSPFWVKSTGNLDLGWSKDELRNDNHWITGITSVKEIPNSNNILKVTVAGFDAEIIEEVRDEEIVQGVTKLLRRFTGDPSLPYPCALLRSSWSKNPYFRGANSFISVDSNIGQQCDLSTPLADPGDEEHPSVLFAGEATIPGHYGTLHGARLSGIREANRIVELTKKMQGPPPNIKLKYSCS
- the LOC109605745 gene encoding 3,4-dihydroxyphenylacetaldehyde synthase-like codes for the protein MDADEFREFGKNAVDYIADYLENIRDRKVISSKKPGFLEKSFSDLPPTAGDPWQKVLQDVDESIVPGLTHWHSPNFHAFYPTSNSFPGIVGELFCAGLGSVSKDWTSNPACVELEVKMMDWLGKLLGLPEEFLNCSEGPGGGVIQNAASESTLVAVLSGVARSVKQQLDHDPTQSEADIKQKLVAYTSLHANCSVEKAGLLTSVPMRLVQTDEHYCLRGETLEEAIKKDREQGLIPCCVVATLGTTGTCSFDNLEEIGEVCKRENIWLHIDAAYAGAAFVCPEYRHYMKGVENADSFNFNPHKWFLINSDCSAMWFKDTRDFVRAYRVKKSVPETEIQPQTHYYPVDLENWQIPNIRRFRALKIWFVLRIYGAQGMRRHIRHQISLAEYFAELLKGDDRFEVITCVMGLVCFRVRGEDILTRKLLDKLTERRNIFLIPYMHEDKLLIRFVICSAFTQKEDITYAWNEILSQLELVFGTHPREAAIKE
- the LOC109605738 gene encoding aromatic-L-amino-acid decarboxylase-like translates to MDTQQFREFGKAAVDYIADYFETIKDRPVLPSVKPGYLEDLLPKEAPEEGESWQEVLQDVDRIIMPGLTHWHSPNFHAYYPSAHSFPAVVGEMMSAGFGCVGLSWVASPAYTELEVAMMNWLGKMLNLPDEFLNCSEGPGGGVIQGSASEVTFIVLLAAKEKMVKDLREANSPLTEGEIKAKLVAYSSDQSNSSVEKAGLLGSMPMRLLPTDKDGKLRGHTLLAAIREDRAKGLIPCYVVANLGTTPTCAFDDLEELGQICNKENIWLHVDAAYAGTAFICPEYRHYMKGVELVESFNFNPHKWMLVNFDCSAMWVKNAKYLVEAFNVDRIYLKDSHKGLAPEYRHWQISLGRRFRALKLWFVLRTYGVEGLRKHVRHQISLAKVFEELVLKDQRFELCSTSMGLVCFRLKGDDKLTEQLLNAISERKNIFVIAGHYNGLMCIRFAICSRLTRREDVDYAWKEFLVCANEIVKEAKVGTEITGKKILSTEITHSRCELPSNTEKSK